ATTACAAAGTCAGGATCCTGCCATTGCCTACGAACTGGGAAAACTCTATGTCATTAGGGGCGACAATAGTAATGCAGAAAAGATGCTGAAAATTGCCGTTGCTTCAGGCGAGAATAATGAATGGTATTTCCAGGAGCTTTTAGACCTGTATCGCCATACAGGACAATACGAAAGCGCTCTTGCGCTTTGTGAAGAGCTCGTAGACAAGAACCCTTATACCAAGGACTATTATTATGATCTCGCCTGGTACAATACTGTTTTGAACCGATACCAGAAAGCCATTAAGGTGTATGACAAAATGGAGTCAAAATTTGGCTACGATGAACAAATCGCGACCCGCAGGCACCGGTTGTTTTTAATTTCCGGGGATAAGAAAAAAGCCGAAAAAGAATACGTCCGCCTCATCGAATCTTTTCCCAATAATCCTGATTACTATTTTTTCCTGGCTCAGTTTTATGAAAACCAGGGACAAACCGGCCAGGCAGATGAGGTGTACAGGAATATTTTAAAAATAGACCCCGGCAATGCGGAAGCCACCATGGCCCTGGCCGGAAGCCAGTCAAAAAACAAAGGAGATCTCACTTATATTCAGGCGCTGAAACCTGTTTTCGAAAAAGATGATCTCAGTATAGATCTCAAGGTAGAAAAACTAATTCCCATCATAACGAAGGTAGCCAACACTGCGGATGTGGAACTTGCCGACGCAGGGTTGCAATTGACGGCCATCCTTGAAAACGTTCATTCACAGGATGCCAAAGGGTTTGCTGCTTCCGGAGATTTACTGTACCATTCTAACAGGCTTGAACCTGCCCTTGAAAAATACAAAACCTCCCTTTCCCTTTCTGAAAACAATTTTATGGTATGGGAAAATGTAATGTACATAAACCTCGAACTGGGGCAATACAAAAAACTGCTGAGTACGACCAACCAGGTCATCGATTTATTCCCCAACAAAGCAGTGACCTATTACCTCAGCGGGGTTGCCAACCATGAACTCGGCAATAAAATCAATGCCCTGAATTCACTTAACCAGGCCTTGTTGATGAGCGCTAAGGATCTTGTTTTAAAATATAAAATTTATAAACTCCAGGGAATTATTTATTGTGAATCGGGACAAACCGAAAAAGCCGAAAAAGCCTTTAACAAGGCAATAGAGATCAATCCCGATGAAAAAGATAAATTGAATTGCAATGACCAAAAATAGTTTTAAATTTTACCTGGGTTTATTCCTGGCGCTTGGTTTTTTACAAAGTTGCAACACTTCACGTAACCTGAGCAAAACTCCTGAGAAAATGAGTTCCTCGGAACTCATCACCTATCTCAATACCCATCCGGTGATCCCGGAATGGTTCAACGGGAAAGCCAAGGTATCCTTCGACCATCCCGACCTGTCCATGACGTTTTCTTCCACCATAAAAATGAAAAAAGACAGCATCTTTTGGGCTAACGGCAAAAAACTCGGACTCGAAGCCGGACGCATACTCGTCAACAGGGACTCGGCTTTCGTGCTCGACCGGATCAACAATGATTACATTGCCGAAGGACTTGACTATATGGAGCGTCACAACCTTCCCGGAGATTTTAATGCCTTGCAGCAATTTATCCTCGGTAATCCCCTCATGCCAATGAATGGCGATTTTAAAGTAGAAAAAATCCCCGGCGGGTATCATATTTCCGGGAAACATCAGGATATTGATATCGATTATTTTTTTGCCAAAAAGAGCCTGCTCCTTGAAAAAGTCATCCTTTCACAAAAAGTTAAGGAAAAAATGCTTGAAATGTCGCTGGAAGAATACGCCATGCTGGACGACAAGACTAATTTTCCCTACCTTCGCAACATAAAAATGAAGGATGGTAAAGAAAATACCACCGTGCAGATAAAATTCACAAAGGTAGAAATTGATGTTCCACAAGAATTCCAATTTGTTGTCCCCGGGAAATACCTCGGTAAATAAGATGCGTTCTATTTCCCGGCGATTCCGTTCAAAACGGACCGGTTATTGTCTGAAAATAAAATCGGGTCAAACAAAAAACGGACATGCCACAGTAATACTGATCCTCCTTTTTTTTGGGTTTTCTCTGCTGCCTGCCGTGCTCATAGGACAGAACAGACAAACCCTGGAAGAAAAACGAAAAAAATTGCTGTCCGAAATCCAGGAAACCAACGGTAAGCTGGAAGAGACCAAAAAAAATAAGGCGGCTACATTCGATCAGTATATCACGCTGCGCTCCCAGGTAAAAAACAGGCAGTCGCTCATTGAAAATTTTACCCTGGAAATCGCCAAAACAGATTCTTCCATCATCGATGTTAGCGCTGTAATAGAATCGTTGAAAGAAGATCAGATTCGCCTGAAAGAGGATTATGCAGCCATGTTAAGAGCAGCCTATCGCATGAAACTAAACAATAACGGGCTCCAGTTTATTTTCTCCTCTGAGAGTTTCAACCAGGCCTATAAACGCTGGCAGTATATGCGCCAATATGAAAGGTTCCGCAAAAACCAGGCGTACCTGATAGAACAGACACAACTTACCCTTGAAAACAAGATACAGCTGCTGGAGCAGGAAAGAAAGGAAAAAACAGCCCTACTGGAACTGGCACGAGAACAAAAGGAAGCGGTAGGCAAAGAAATGAACCAGATGAACAGTATGCTGTCCAAGCTGAAAGGAGATGAGAAGAACCTGCTTACCGCCCTCAAAAAACAACAAGAGTCACACGAACAGTTGAACAATGCCATTGAAAGAGTTATCCTGGAAGAAATGGAGCGAAAGCGCAGGGACGCCAGGACCTCTACCGGAATAAATGCCCCCAAATCTTCCGCCGCAGATAACCTCTCCGGGCCGTTTGCCCAAAACAAAGGAAATCTGCCCTGGCCGGTAAAAACAGGTAGCATCACCGGTTATTTCGGTCGGCAGGATCACCCAACCATCAAAGGCATTAAAATAACCAACAACGGCATCGACATCAGAACGAGCAAAGGAGCGGAAGTATATGCTATTTTTGAAGGCAAAGTGGCAGGAACACAATTTATTCCCGGCTACAAACACACGGTCATCATCCAACACGGAAATTATTACTCAGTATATTCAAACCTCGAACAAATATTCGTCAAAAGAAATGATTTGATAAAAAATGGCCAAAGTGTGGGTAAAGTGGGAACTAAATCGCCCGATCTTCACTTTGAGATATGGCAGGAAAAAACCCGCCAGAATCCGGTAAACTGGATAAGAAAATAAAATTTAAAGACACAAGGTTAAAGGTTAAAATAAATGGAACATAACTGGAACATAGGAGAAAAAGAAAGTAAAGGGCTCAAAAAAGAAACGGAATACGCCGTTTTGGTTGGATTGATCCAGCGGAACCAAACGGAAGAACAGGTGACGGACTACCTTGACGAATTGGAATTCCTGGCGCTGACGGCAGGGGCAGTCTCGGTAAAAAGATTCGTTCAAAAAGTGGACAGTCCCAACCCGCGCACCTTCGTTGGAAAAGGAAAGCTTGAAGAAATTTTTAATTATATCGAGCGCCATGAAGAAATCAACATGGTCATTTTTGATG
This sequence is a window from Lewinellaceae bacterium. Protein-coding genes within it:
- a CDS encoding tetratricopeptide repeat protein encodes the protein MLFSIGQGIMAQQYTQEEVNLEKMLIEASREKFLKNYDKAIAILEQAHELQSQDPAIAYELGKLYVIRGDNSNAEKMLKIAVASGENNEWYFQELLDLYRHTGQYESALALCEELVDKNPYTKDYYYDLAWYNTVLNRYQKAIKVYDKMESKFGYDEQIATRRHRLFLISGDKKKAEKEYVRLIESFPNNPDYYFFLAQFYENQGQTGQADEVYRNILKIDPGNAEATMALAGSQSKNKGDLTYIQALKPVFEKDDLSIDLKVEKLIPIITKVANTADVELADAGLQLTAILENVHSQDAKGFAASGDLLYHSNRLEPALEKYKTSLSLSENNFMVWENVMYINLELGQYKKLLSTTNQVIDLFPNKAVTYYLSGVANHELGNKINALNSLNQALLMSAKDLVLKYKIYKLQGIIYCESGQTEKAEKAFNKAIEINPDEKDKLNCNDQK
- a CDS encoding peptidoglycan DD-metalloendopeptidase family protein, whose translation is MFHKNSNLLSPGNTSVNKMRSISRRFRSKRTGYCLKIKSGQTKNGHATVILILLFFGFSLLPAVLIGQNRQTLEEKRKKLLSEIQETNGKLEETKKNKAATFDQYITLRSQVKNRQSLIENFTLEIAKTDSSIIDVSAVIESLKEDQIRLKEDYAAMLRAAYRMKLNNNGLQFIFSSESFNQAYKRWQYMRQYERFRKNQAYLIEQTQLTLENKIQLLEQERKEKTALLELAREQKEAVGKEMNQMNSMLSKLKGDEKNLLTALKKQQESHEQLNNAIERVILEEMERKRRDARTSTGINAPKSSAADNLSGPFAQNKGNLPWPVKTGSITGYFGRQDHPTIKGIKITNNGIDIRTSKGAEVYAIFEGKVAGTQFIPGYKHTVIIQHGNYYSVYSNLEQIFVKRNDLIKNGQSVGKVGTKSPDLHFEIWQEKTRQNPVNWIRK
- a CDS encoding DUF4292 domain-containing protein, encoding MTKNSFKFYLGLFLALGFLQSCNTSRNLSKTPEKMSSSELITYLNTHPVIPEWFNGKAKVSFDHPDLSMTFSSTIKMKKDSIFWANGKKLGLEAGRILVNRDSAFVLDRINNDYIAEGLDYMERHNLPGDFNALQQFILGNPLMPMNGDFKVEKIPGGYHISGKHQDIDIDYFFAKKSLLLEKVILSQKVKEKMLEMSLEEYAMLDDKTNFPYLRNIKMKDGKENTTVQIKFTKVEIDVPQEFQFVVPGKYLGK